In bacterium, a single window of DNA contains:
- the nsrR gene encoding HTH-type transcriptional repressor NsrR, with the protein MLRLTKSADYGLVLLTHLAQQPEASLANARGLADATRLPAPMVTKILKQLVLARILDARRGVGGGYVLARPASRITVAEILEALEGPLALTECSEPSGEGEGCERVGFCQVREHTQLINDTIWRALGEITLADLTRPASRELFQLGPPLPSRIAATPVR; encoded by the coding sequence GTGCTCCGGCTGACGAAAAGCGCTGACTATGGGCTGGTGCTGCTGACCCATCTGGCGCAGCAGCCCGAGGCGAGTCTGGCGAATGCCAGGGGGCTGGCGGATGCGACCCGCCTCCCCGCACCGATGGTGACCAAAATCCTGAAGCAGCTGGTCCTGGCGCGGATCCTGGATGCGCGTCGTGGGGTCGGCGGCGGCTATGTCCTGGCGCGACCGGCTAGTCGGATCACAGTCGCCGAGATCCTGGAAGCGCTGGAAGGCCCCCTCGCCCTCACCGAGTGCAGCGAGCCTTCCGGGGAAGGCGAAGGGTGCGAGCGGGTCGGGTTCTGTCAGGTCCGCGAACACACGCAGCTGATCAACGACACCATCTGGCGGGCCCTGGGGGAGATCACCCTGGCCGACCTGACACGTCCGGCCAGTCGGGAGCTGTTCCAGCTCGGTCCACCACTGCCGTCACGCATCGCAGCGACTCCGGTGCGCTAA
- the sufU gene encoding Zinc-dependent sulfurtransferase SufU, whose amino-acid sequence MSLFGDLYQDLIQDHNRHPRNYRVMEGPHVEVVGHNPLCGDKLTLYVRLEGDRIADISFQGSGCAISQSSASMMTERLKGLDRPAAEALFAKFHALVTGAEVDVETDPALEKLEAFAGVAEFPARVKCASLAWHTLRNALDGKGELVSTE is encoded by the coding sequence ATGAGTCTCTTCGGCGATCTCTATCAGGACCTGATCCAGGACCACAACCGCCACCCCCGCAACTACCGGGTGATGGAAGGTCCTCATGTGGAAGTCGTGGGACATAACCCCCTGTGTGGCGACAAGCTGACCCTCTATGTCCGGCTGGAGGGGGATCGCATCGCCGACATCAGCTTCCAGGGGTCCGGCTGCGCGATCTCGCAGTCGTCGGCCTCGATGATGACCGAACGCCTCAAGGGGCTGGATCGCCCTGCGGCTGAGGCGCTGTTCGCGAAGTTTCACGCCCTCGTCACCGGGGCGGAGGTCGATGTCGAGACTGATCCGGCCCTTGAAAAATTGGAAGCCTTTGCGGGGGTCGCCGAGTTCCCCGCACGGGTGAAGTGCGCCAGCCTCGCCTGGCATACCCTCCGCAACGCCCTCGATGGGAAAGGGGAACTGGTCTCGACCGAATAG
- the sufD gene encoding FeS cluster assembly protein SufD, which yields MTSTLVAPLPPQEAALLAQVEQVGARLAQEPAWLQGRRSAARSLLAERGLPTTRDEAWRYTNIKSLLAQSYQLSGEGTVTTEQLAAYRLPGATVLIFVNGRFAPALSDSLVLPDGCGYGSLDASIQTVPERWESLLTRQPVGEMQAFEALTEAGWEGGAFLWLAAGVELEQPLQIIHVLAGEGVALLNLPRTALVLEAGAKATVIQTAAGLATGPRLHCSLTEIHLSEGATLDHYYIQRQRSNAAAIGTIRTWQESGSRYDCDSVTLGGALIRTSLQVTLQGPGADCELNGLYLLDGDRHSDLVTLVDHAAPHTTSRQRFKGILADQSHGVFTGKVIVRPDAQKISAEQSNPNLLLSDEATINSQPQLEIYADDVKCSHGATIGQLEEDALFYLRSRGIGMEAARAILTYAFAADVLANFAHPGLRQQLGTLLVGELIQGTPPEDLVQMLAAEALA from the coding sequence ATGACCAGCACTCTGGTAGCTCCCCTGCCTCCCCAAGAAGCGGCACTGCTGGCGCAGGTGGAACAGGTCGGTGCCCGACTGGCCCAGGAGCCCGCCTGGTTGCAGGGACGACGCAGCGCGGCACGATCGCTCCTTGCCGAGCGGGGCCTTCCGACGACCCGGGATGAAGCCTGGCGGTACACCAACATCAAATCGCTCCTCGCCCAAAGCTATCAGCTGTCAGGTGAGGGGACTGTCACCACTGAGCAGCTGGCGGCGTATCGCCTCCCCGGTGCGACAGTCCTGATCTTCGTCAACGGACGCTTTGCACCAGCCCTCAGCGACAGTCTGGTGCTTCCTGATGGGTGCGGCTATGGCTCCCTCGATGCCTCGATTCAGACCGTCCCGGAGCGCTGGGAGTCACTCCTGACCCGACAACCGGTCGGGGAGATGCAGGCCTTCGAGGCCCTCACCGAAGCGGGGTGGGAGGGTGGAGCCTTTCTGTGGCTCGCTGCAGGTGTCGAGCTGGAGCAGCCGCTACAGATCATTCATGTGCTGGCGGGAGAGGGAGTCGCCCTGCTGAATCTCCCCCGGACCGCGCTGGTCCTGGAAGCTGGAGCAAAGGCGACCGTCATTCAGACCGCTGCGGGTCTCGCCACCGGTCCGCGCCTGCATTGCAGCCTGACCGAGATCCATCTGTCTGAGGGTGCGACCCTGGACCACTACTACATTCAGCGTCAGCGGAGCAATGCCGCCGCAATCGGGACCATCCGGACCTGGCAAGAATCAGGCAGCCGGTATGACTGCGACAGCGTGACCCTCGGTGGCGCGCTGATCCGGACCAGTCTGCAGGTCACGCTGCAGGGTCCGGGGGCTGACTGCGAACTCAACGGCCTCTATCTGCTGGATGGAGATCGCCATTCAGACCTGGTGACCCTGGTCGACCACGCGGCACCCCATACGACTTCCCGGCAGCGTTTTAAGGGGATCCTGGCGGATCAGTCGCATGGTGTCTTCACCGGGAAGGTGATTGTCCGCCCCGATGCGCAGAAGATCAGCGCGGAACAGTCGAATCCGAATCTGCTGTTGAGCGACGAGGCGACCATCAACTCGCAGCCGCAGCTGGAGATCTATGCCGATGATGTGAAGTGCTCCCATGGCGCGACCATTGGCCAGCTGGAGGAGGACGCCCTCTTCTATCTGCGAAGCCGGGGCATCGGGATGGAAGCTGCCCGCGCGATTCTGACCTATGCCTTCGCGGCGGATGTGCTTGCCAACTTCGCGCATCCCGGACTGCGGCAGCAGCTCGGCACGCTGCTGGTCGGCGAGCTGATCCAGGGGACACCGCCGGAGGATCTGGTGCAGATGCTGGCTGCGGAGGCGCTCGCATGA
- the sufS gene encoding Cysteine desulfurase yields MSSVTSSEPTVGAYDVAAIRASFPILDQTIHGQPLIYLDNGATTQKPLAVIEALAHYYRADNANVHRGVHTLSQRATAGYEGAREAVRRFINAPGVESVIFTRGTTESINLVAQSYARPRLQPGDEILISWLEHHSNIVPWQLVCEQTGTTLKVAPIDENGAIDQAAFRALLSERTRLVAISHISNALGTVNPVADMIRDAHAAGAVVLIDGAQAVAHQGVDVQALDADFYAFSSHKLYGPTGLGVLYGRADLLEAMPPWQGGGDMIASVTFEQTTWNALPYKYEAGTPPIAAAIGLHAALDWIDSVGLSAIAAHEATLLEAGTALLQELAGVRIIGTATDKAAILSFVIEGVHPHDAGTLLDQLGIAIRAGHHCAQPVMDRFGIPATVRASVAAYNTTAELEALVAGIRKVQGVFGV; encoded by the coding sequence ATGAGTTCCGTCACCTCATCGGAGCCGACCGTCGGAGCGTATGACGTCGCCGCGATCCGGGCATCCTTTCCCATCCTGGACCAGACGATCCACGGTCAGCCCCTGATTTATCTCGACAACGGCGCGACCACCCAAAAGCCCCTGGCCGTGATCGAGGCCCTCGCACATTACTACCGGGCGGACAACGCCAACGTGCATCGGGGCGTTCATACCCTCAGTCAGCGGGCGACCGCCGGCTACGAAGGGGCGCGGGAGGCGGTCCGACGATTCATTAATGCGCCGGGAGTCGAGTCGGTGATCTTCACCCGGGGGACCACCGAGAGCATCAATCTGGTCGCCCAGAGCTATGCACGCCCCCGTCTGCAGCCCGGCGACGAAATCCTCATCAGCTGGCTGGAGCATCACTCCAACATCGTCCCGTGGCAACTGGTGTGTGAGCAGACCGGGACCACCCTAAAGGTCGCTCCCATCGATGAGAACGGGGCGATTGATCAGGCCGCGTTCCGGGCGTTGTTGTCAGAACGGACCCGGCTGGTGGCGATCTCCCATATCTCCAACGCACTGGGCACAGTTAACCCGGTGGCAGACATGATTCGCGACGCCCATGCCGCCGGCGCGGTCGTACTCATCGATGGAGCGCAGGCGGTGGCGCATCAGGGGGTCGATGTCCAGGCCCTCGATGCCGATTTCTATGCCTTCTCCAGTCATAAGCTCTATGGCCCCACCGGTCTCGGGGTTCTCTATGGACGGGCAGACCTGCTGGAAGCCATGCCTCCCTGGCAGGGAGGCGGCGACATGATCGCCTCAGTCACCTTCGAGCAGACCACCTGGAATGCCCTGCCGTACAAGTACGAAGCGGGGACACCCCCAATCGCGGCGGCCATCGGACTCCATGCAGCCCTCGACTGGATTGACAGCGTGGGGCTCAGCGCGATCGCGGCTCACGAGGCCACGCTGCTGGAAGCCGGAACCGCCCTACTGCAGGAGCTGGCGGGAGTCCGGATCATTGGGACTGCGACGGACAAAGCCGCGATTCTGTCCTTTGTCATTGAGGGGGTCCATCCGCACGATGCGGGTACGCTCCTCGATCAGCTCGGCATCGCCATTCGCGCAGGACATCATTGCGCCCAGCCGGTGATGGATCGCTTCGGCATCCCCGCCACCGTACGGGCCTCTGTAGCCGCCTACAACACCACCGCTGAACTGGAAGCCCTCGTCGCCGGCATCCGCAAAGTCCAGGGGGTCTTTGGCGTATGA
- the sufB gene encoding FeS cluster assembly protein SufB → MTTPANPTLEQLTQQDYKYGFVTDIEAEQLPPGLNEDVVRHISAIKGEPDWLTEWRLKAFRHWQTMTDPGWAKVAYPPIDFQAISYYSAPKQMPKIESLDELDPVLLETYSKLGISLLEQQRLHGIAVDAVFDSVSVATTYKDKLGELGIIFCSFSEAVREHPELIRQYLGSVVPATDNFYAALNSAVFSDGSFVYIPKGVRCPMELSTYFRINASETGQFERTLIIADEGAYVSYLEGCTAPMRDENQLHAAVVELVALTDGQIKYSTVQNWYPGDKEGVGGIYNFVTKRGICKGPRSKISWTQVETGSAITWKYPSCILQGDDSVGEFYSVALANNYQQADTGTKMIHIGKRTRSTIISKGISAGHGQNTYRGQVKIMKSAIGARNYSQCDSLLMGDKCGAHTFPYIEARTPTAHIEHEATTSKISEDQLFYCRQRGLSTEDAINLIVNGFAKEVLRELPMEFAVEAQNLLGVSLEGSVG, encoded by the coding sequence ATGACCACCCCGGCCAATCCAACTCTGGAGCAGCTGACCCAGCAGGACTACAAGTACGGCTTCGTCACAGATATCGAAGCCGAGCAGCTCCCGCCGGGACTGAATGAAGATGTTGTCCGTCACATCTCCGCCATTAAGGGGGAGCCGGACTGGCTGACCGAATGGCGACTCAAAGCGTTTCGCCATTGGCAGACCATGACCGATCCGGGCTGGGCGAAAGTGGCATACCCGCCCATCGACTTCCAGGCCATCAGCTACTACTCCGCCCCGAAGCAGATGCCGAAGATCGAGAGCCTGGATGAACTCGACCCGGTCCTGCTGGAGACCTACAGTAAGCTCGGGATCTCCCTGTTGGAACAGCAGCGGCTGCATGGCATCGCCGTGGATGCGGTCTTTGATTCGGTGTCTGTGGCCACCACGTACAAGGACAAACTCGGCGAACTCGGCATCATCTTTTGTTCCTTTTCGGAAGCCGTACGCGAGCATCCCGAGCTGATTCGGCAGTATCTCGGGAGTGTCGTGCCCGCTACCGACAACTTCTACGCTGCGCTGAATTCGGCGGTCTTCAGCGATGGCTCCTTTGTGTACATCCCCAAGGGTGTCCGCTGTCCGATGGAACTCTCGACCTACTTCCGGATCAACGCCTCGGAAACCGGCCAGTTCGAGCGAACCCTGATCATCGCCGATGAGGGAGCGTATGTGTCGTATCTGGAAGGCTGTACGGCTCCCATGCGGGATGAGAACCAGTTGCATGCGGCGGTGGTGGAACTGGTCGCCCTCACCGATGGCCAGATCAAGTACTCCACCGTGCAGAACTGGTATCCCGGCGACAAAGAGGGTGTCGGCGGCATCTACAACTTCGTCACGAAGCGGGGCATCTGCAAAGGACCCCGGAGCAAAATTTCCTGGACCCAGGTCGAGACCGGCTCCGCCATCACCTGGAAATACCCCAGCTGCATCCTGCAGGGGGATGACTCGGTCGGGGAGTTTTATTCGGTCGCACTGGCCAACAACTATCAGCAGGCCGATACCGGGACCAAGATGATTCACATTGGCAAGCGGACCCGGTCCACCATCATCTCCAAAGGGATCAGCGCCGGTCACGGGCAGAACACCTACCGTGGCCAGGTCAAGATCATGAAGAGCGCGATTGGGGCCCGCAATTACTCCCAGTGCGACTCCCTGCTCATGGGCGACAAGTGCGGTGCACATACGTTCCCGTACATCGAAGCCCGGACCCCCACCGCGCACATCGAGCATGAAGCGACCACCTCGAAGATCAGCGAGGATCAGCTCTTCTATTGCCGTCAGCGGGGTCTGAGCACCGAAGACGCCATCAACCTGATCGTGAACGGCTTTGCCAAGGAAGTCCTGCGCGAGCTCCCGATGGAGTTCGCAGTTGAAGCCCAGAACCTGCTGGGAGTGAGCCTGGAAGGCTCGGTCGGCTGA
- the sufT gene encoding Fe-S protein maturation auxiliary factor SufT, with amino-acid sequence MVTTGFNKLLLEAKTVEALRTVFDPEIPVNIYDLGLIYGILIDDEQRVQVRMTLTSPTCPVAGTLPIEVENKVREIEGVADAAVELVWDPPWGPDMMSEEAKLSLNLF; translated from the coding sequence ATGGTCACTACCGGGTTCAACAAACTCCTCCTCGAAGCGAAGACGGTGGAAGCCCTCCGGACCGTCTTCGACCCCGAGATTCCCGTCAACATCTACGACCTGGGGCTCATCTACGGCATCCTCATCGATGATGAGCAGCGGGTGCAGGTACGCATGACCCTCACCTCCCCGACCTGTCCTGTGGCGGGAACACTCCCCATCGAGGTCGAGAACAAGGTGCGTGAGATTGAAGGTGTCGCGGACGCTGCGGTCGAGCTGGTCTGGGATCCCCCCTGGGGGCCCGACATGATGAGCGAAGAGGCGAAACTCTCACTGAATCTCTTCTGA
- the mobA_2 gene encoding Molybdenum cofactor guanylyltransferase, which translates to MPGTRIPLPDLECPAFAALLLAGGATPPDLLPLGAPERAMIPLLDRPLATYALTALERCSAIDAITLLGPPATASLAQSPRVTWVADTGTMLGNLMAGLTALADREWVLIVGCDSPLITSEICENLLAECAQAEADIYYPIVPKDVLERKYPGGKRTWVTLREGTYTGGNLFLVRPSAILNNRQLFERVLAARKNPLALAGIFGLPFIAKLLLKHLAIGELEQRAATLLKAQVQAVVVPHPEIGIDLDKAADHAQLTAILQKKQEKKTGFFASLPA; encoded by the coding sequence ATGCCCGGCACCCGTATTCCCCTTCCCGATCTGGAGTGTCCCGCCTTTGCCGCACTCCTGCTGGCGGGTGGTGCGACCCCACCAGACCTGCTCCCTTTGGGCGCTCCCGAGCGGGCGATGATTCCCCTGCTGGATCGTCCGCTGGCGACCTATGCCCTGACCGCGCTTGAGCGCTGCTCCGCCATCGATGCCATTACGCTATTGGGACCGCCCGCCACTGCCAGCCTGGCGCAGAGCCCTCGGGTCACCTGGGTTGCTGATACTGGCACCATGCTGGGCAATCTCATGGCAGGACTCACAGCCCTGGCCGACCGCGAGTGGGTTCTGATTGTCGGGTGCGATTCGCCGCTCATCACGAGCGAGATCTGCGAAAACCTCCTGGCAGAGTGCGCGCAGGCCGAAGCGGACATCTACTACCCCATCGTGCCGAAAGATGTTCTCGAAAGGAAGTACCCCGGCGGCAAGCGGACCTGGGTCACCCTGCGGGAAGGGACCTACACCGGCGGCAATCTCTTCTTAGTCCGACCCTCTGCCATCCTGAACAATCGGCAGTTGTTCGAGCGGGTCCTGGCGGCCCGCAAAAATCCTCTGGCGCTGGCAGGCATTTTCGGACTCCCCTTCATCGCCAAGTTGCTGCTGAAGCACCTGGCGATTGGCGAACTGGAACAGCGCGCTGCCACGTTGCTCAAGGCGCAGGTCCAGGCGGTGGTGGTGCCGCATCCGGAAATCGGCATCGACCTTGATAAAGCCGCCGATCATGCCCAACTCACGGCGATTCTTCAGAAGAAACAAGAAAAGAAAACCGGATTTTTTGCGTCGTTGCCAGCCTGA
- the sufC gene encoding putative ATP-dependent transporter SufC yields the protein MTALLEVHDLHARVEDGREILRGFSLTVQPGEVHAIMGPNGSGKSTLAHVLAGKEGYEITAGTVQYKGQDLLSLDPEVRARFGLFLAFQYPVELPGVNNTYFLKAALNAQRKERGLEELDAVDFLKLVKAKLQLVEMNQAFLQRPVNEGFSGGEKKRNEILQMAVLEPDLAILDETDSGLDIDALRIVAGGVNALRSPERSAIVITHYQRLLDYIVPDFVHVLFGGRIVKSGTKDLALELEERGYGWIESEVQAAGTVSA from the coding sequence ATGACCGCACTACTGGAAGTCCATGACCTCCATGCCCGGGTGGAGGATGGCCGGGAAATCCTCAGAGGCTTTTCGCTGACCGTCCAGCCCGGCGAAGTCCACGCCATCATGGGACCCAACGGTTCCGGCAAGAGCACCCTCGCGCATGTCCTCGCGGGCAAAGAGGGCTATGAGATCACCGCTGGTACGGTGCAGTACAAGGGGCAGGACCTGCTGTCACTGGACCCGGAAGTCCGCGCGCGCTTCGGACTCTTCCTGGCGTTTCAGTACCCGGTGGAGCTTCCGGGGGTTAACAACACCTACTTCCTCAAGGCCGCCCTCAACGCCCAGCGCAAAGAGCGGGGACTGGAAGAGCTCGATGCGGTGGACTTCCTCAAGCTCGTGAAGGCGAAGCTGCAGCTGGTTGAGATGAATCAGGCCTTCTTGCAGCGACCTGTGAATGAGGGCTTCTCCGGCGGCGAAAAGAAGCGCAACGAGATTTTGCAGATGGCGGTCCTGGAGCCCGACCTGGCGATCCTCGATGAGACCGACTCCGGCCTCGACATCGATGCCCTGCGGATTGTCGCCGGGGGCGTCAACGCCCTGAGGAGCCCCGAGCGCTCCGCCATCGTCATCACGCATTACCAGCGACTCCTCGACTACATCGTCCCGGACTTTGTCCATGTCCTCTTCGGTGGTCGCATCGTCAAGAGCGGCACGAAAGACCTGGCGCTCGAACTCGAAGAGCGGGGCTATGGCTGGATCGAGAGTGAAGTCCAGGCCGCCGGGACGGTGTCGGCATGA
- a CDS encoding hypothetical protein (UPF0237 protein SP_0238) yields the protein MADPFPSPLPAQRNAAILTAIGLDGPGILARLTGRVAALGGNVLDLQQTLIGRYFAITMLVDLAPARLDFTAFRDDLVREGETLGVRVLIAHEEAFRAMHRV from the coding sequence ATGGCCGATCCCTTCCCCTCGCCGCTTCCTGCGCAGCGCAACGCCGCCATCCTGACCGCCATCGGCCTGGATGGTCCGGGGATTCTGGCGCGTCTGACCGGGCGCGTCGCGGCGCTGGGCGGCAATGTCCTGGACCTGCAGCAGACCCTGATCGGACGCTATTTCGCGATCACGATGCTGGTGGATCTGGCCCCGGCGCGACTCGATTTCACGGCCTTTCGTGATGATCTGGTCCGTGAGGGCGAGACGCTGGGGGTGCGGGTCCTGATCGCCCATGAAGAGGCGTTCCGCGCCATGCACCGGGTCTGA
- the ispE gene encoding 4-diphosphocytidyl-2-C-methyl-D-erythritol kinase: MLPDCYYPSAMEPPTPPTALRLRACAKVNFYLRILGTRPDGYHNLATLFQAIELADTLEFTLEKGRDQIHLWSTQPDFPDGPGNLIHQAWRLLLDRYPSRIASPGLRCRIDKVIPMQAGLGGGSADAAATLVALNHLWQLGLAQPELRDLALELGSDVPFPLIGGTAFGTGRGEALSSLSPIPTTHLLLLLPPSGCSTAAAFGWWDAAHPQPEESPSLTELQQLWSTAIEQGTWPQFLHNDFEDLICSRHPDIAAVRDALRNRGLPTVLTGSGSALVGVCASYDEATAIAQAWVPVAGERLILTATRSGPGIW; encoded by the coding sequence TTGCTTCCCGACTGCTACTATCCCAGCGCGATGGAGCCCCCGACACCTCCCACTGCACTCCGACTGCGGGCCTGTGCGAAGGTCAACTTCTATCTCCGCATCCTCGGAACACGGCCCGATGGCTACCACAACCTCGCCACCCTCTTCCAGGCCATCGAGCTCGCCGACACCCTGGAGTTCACCCTGGAAAAGGGACGCGACCAGATCCATCTCTGGAGCACCCAGCCGGATTTCCCTGATGGCCCCGGCAATCTCATTCATCAGGCCTGGCGTCTGCTGCTGGATCGGTATCCCAGCCGGATCGCGTCACCTGGACTCCGCTGTCGCATCGACAAGGTCATCCCCATGCAGGCGGGCCTCGGCGGTGGCTCCGCCGATGCTGCGGCGACACTGGTCGCGCTGAATCACCTCTGGCAACTCGGACTCGCGCAACCGGAGCTCCGGGACCTCGCATTGGAACTCGGGAGCGATGTCCCCTTCCCCCTCATTGGGGGGACTGCCTTCGGCACCGGACGTGGCGAAGCCCTCAGCTCGCTCTCGCCCATCCCGACTACCCATCTCCTCCTGCTGCTCCCCCCCTCCGGCTGCAGCACAGCGGCAGCCTTCGGCTGGTGGGATGCCGCCCACCCGCAGCCTGAAGAATCTCCCAGCCTTACGGAGTTGCAGCAGCTCTGGTCCACCGCGATTGAGCAGGGGACCTGGCCGCAGTTTCTGCATAACGACTTCGAGGATCTGATCTGCAGTCGCCATCCGGACATCGCGGCGGTCCGGGATGCCCTCCGGAATCGGGGACTCCCGACCGTGCTGACCGGGTCCGGCAGCGCGCTGGTAGGCGTCTGTGCCAGCTACGATGAAGCCACCGCCATCGCCCAGGCCTGGGTCCCGGTCGCTGGGGAGCGCCTCATCCTGACCGCAACCCGCTCAGGTCCCGGCATCTGGTAG